ACTCCCTAAGAGCAAAGGATAATTCCATCGGTTATTCCTTTGAACCAAACATATACATTTTCCATTTGTATGTAAGCATTGTAATCAGTTTGATTACGTTAATGATAAGAAGAGGAAAATGTACCATATGTGTTTTCACCGGGAGAGAAGGCAAAGCTAATATTCTCCTTGGTGAAGTGTGTGTACATATGAGCGTGTGTTCTTGAGATACAAAGAGAAAAGTTTGAGATAGAGTGGGTCAGAGCGAACAAAAGGGATGTGAGATGCATAGAAATTAAAGAAAGTGGTTCAAGTGGATTGTagaattcctatgttttttctttgaaaCATTGTTTTGATTTTTGAAATGGGATATTTACGGAATCCCCTTGAATAGGATCAAACCTTACTTAATGCTATTTCCATAAGATTCTTCTTTCTTATTCTTAAGCAAGCCCTTGAGAGAGGTTCGACCTCCCAAAGGTTAAAGAAAGACATCGGTATTAAGACCACTCCCTGAGAGCAAAGGATAATTTCATCGGTTATTCATTTGAACCAAACATATACATTTTCCATTTGTATGTTTTGAACCAGAGAGGTCCTAAAAGGGTCAAAAGGAAGACCTATGGCGGAAGTGCTTCCTCTACATAATCAATAGGCACACCAAGTTTACACAATACGGCAATTAGCTAGACATTTGAACAAGAGATAGGTTGCCTGCGGTATCAATTATCTTCAATGATCTAGCCGATGCCTTGGCCGGGCACGACGGCGAGCATTGACTTGAGCCGCGCTGAGGCGGTGGCGCTGTGCAGCGGCAGCAGGGACTCCAGGCAGAAGCTCGCCTCCACGGGCAACCTTGCAAGCACATATAATAATAACCAAGGGCCGTCACATACTTCCTGCTGCTAATTGACTGGTTTGAAAGCATGAATGAATCTTGGCACGTACCTGAGGAGGCGAGGGGGCGCAGCCAACGCGCGATGGACGGAAGGACGCGCACCTACTCCGAAGGAAGACGATCTCGCCGGAGCAGCTCGGATAACGGAGGCGGAGGAGCGTAGTAGCGacctggcggcggcggccatggcgagtTGCCGAGTAGGGAGCCCTACCGAGACGCTGCTCTCGTTGCAAGCAGATATTTTTTTAGTTTTATAGTTGGAAACAAATGGATGGAGTTAATCCAGGCCGTGCACTCCCAGCCCAAATGAGCACGCCAGCATATTGGGCTGTCTTATATGGGCTATTCATTCCAACTATTTATTTTGTGGGTCAGTTTTTTTTTTCTGAGTCGATAAGCTCGAACTCCCGATTTCATTTCAAACAAAACCAGCAAAGTACCCATGATTCGTCATCAGTGCGTACGGACTTATCAAACGAGAATGTTATTGCGCGGACGTTCGCTGAGACAGAATGACAAATCGATTTTTTTTTAGCAAGCATGGCAAATCCTAGCATAAACTAAACTGCGGTGTCATGCTTGTTAACTAAAGTTTCCATCCTCGGCCAACACAAATTGCCATGAAAAGCTTTCGCATTTGCCGTGCTCCCCAGCGAACGTTCGCTGGTAAAGCCGGTCCTTTATTAGACCTGTTGATATATTGACAGCCCCATATAATTCTAGCTATCCTACATTCAATTCGGATCTAGCCATTGTAGATCATAAGAAAAGTAATGTTTATTTCCAGCCTCTTTAATTCCAAACCCCTCGAGATAATCAACATGTAGACTTTCTAGCTACCTCTTCTTCCAGCCAAAGCAACCTTTTGATAAAAGTATCATGCCTCTTACCTGGTAAATTAGGTAATTCAAACAGAGAAAACATGTGCGAGATAGGATATCTAAATCTGATTGAAACTACATAATAATTTGTAACAAACGCACATGGCCGAAAAACAGAGTACTTCAATATATGTGACCAGCCCTCTTATCCCCTCGCCAAAAAAGAAAAAGCAATCTCCTCTTATCATTCCTATTAATTGACCAAGCATGCAGAAGATACATGAATTATGGTCTCAGAACATTTTCCATTATTTTCATATCTGATGTGCCGCATGTAGTCATGGGCGGCAACAACAGTAGGGAATTGATCCGGCCTTTATCTCACAGCGGGCTGCTCTTGGGTCCATGTTCATGATCTGGCACCTAACTTCACACGATGCCTGATCACATTCATAGTCAGCCACACATGTCTCTCCGGTCGTAACGCTCACCACTTCATCTACACATACATTCGTATTCACAAATGAGCGGGGTCGTTAGCATACAATCCATCTAAGAGTATATACATCCATGACTTAGTGCACTAACCTGACACTCCTTCGTAGAAAGAAAAGGTAGCCATGACTAGGAGAGCCATGGCGAGTATGGCAGCCCAAGAACTAAGGTTGTTGTTATTGGCTAACGCCATCATGTGCTCTCCTTATATATGACTTTGTTTGTCTGACTAGATTTGGAGTACCTCTTCTTATATAGGGGCATGCAGGGAGGTAGCTAACTTGTCGACCAGGCAAGTAATTATATAATGCCAAATGAATTCCTATGGATTTGTCACGCATATACTACTTGCCTTATTATCTTTTGGTATCTTTTATTGCATGCCAAATTTAATCCCTGATTTTATTTTAAGCACATTGTAAGTGATTGAACAACTAAATTTGATATTTGCTGGTTCTTCTCAAATTGTATATATAGTTAAAGTTTCAATATTGGTTTTATGGTATGCATGGCGTAGTTCATAAAAATATGCCGATTTGAGACTATTCTGCTTATTAgcttggtgatgatgttggtgaaaTTTTTTATGATTATTTTTTGGGGCTTCTCTTCCTTATACTGCCTATGAATTACAGCCTAATTCAAGTATTTACAATTCGTAATTTACCATGTTACTCTAAGAATTGTTGTTCACCACCAAAAGAGCATTTATTGTTTTCTAAAAAAAGGTCCCCAAATTGTAGGCTATTATGTTCTCTTCCAATTTTTCGTGTTGGAGTATTTATCTATTGTTTTTCTTTTCGTCCTTCCTCCTAGAACATTTATTAgtaaaataatactccctctgttcctttatatAGGATATATTTGTTTCTTCAAAAGTTAAACGagtgcatgtttgaccaagtttttagaaaaatatatcaatacccacaatatgaaatttatatcattttaTCCATCATGAGAAGtattttcatattttatctattaggtattgtagatgttgttattttattctataatcttggtcaaacatttaAACGGTTGACTTGCACGGAAATCAATACACCATATAttctgaaacggagggagtagatgagttCATTTTGTCAGTAAGCACTTAGATATGCATTCTTTCATAGTTGGTCTGGGCCGATGCTGCATCATCAGATTAACTCAAGAGTCGTTACATGCAAGCCCATTTATTTATAGATGTAGTTCATGTAATATAATTGATCAGGGGGGGCCCAACTCAAattctcctttttttctccttttctatttttttcttctggaGAGAAATAAAGCAATAGTTCTCAAAACAATTTTAACATGTGAGCACATAAGACCTAACTTGGGTTTACCCGGCTTCTCCTATTTGGTGGGTAGGTCGCGCATTAGTGACCTAGCGCATAGCCTCTGGGGCGCTTGACCCTTTGTTTGGGCTGGCCCATTTTGGGTTTCTTCCCCTCCGGTTTTCGAAACGTTCGAAGcatcccccccccacccccacccccttttcctttgttttttcttccATTATTTCTTTGTTTTACcttttctttattttcctttttcttttttcccttttcttttcattttcccctttttttgctttcttttacttTTCATTTTTGGGAGCATTTtctaaaatttatgaacattttttaaatcattAATATTTTCCGAATTggtgaattttttaaaaaaaatcgtcaACATTTTAATCAGATTTTCATCGTGAACATTCACCATATAGAGGATGGGATCCTGCACGAGTACCTCTACCATTAGCTTCGTTTTTAACCATACTTCTGGTCTAACCCTACAGGAGCATGGAAACAATGTCATGCTTTGCTATGTGGTGGGTATGTTATGTTGATTTCAGATGTGAACTAATATGTGTGTGTTGTTTATATGAACGATGTCCACAGAAATCTAGCACTACAAAACAGTGGGTATTGGTGGGCGGTAGAAACACTTTGAGTACCAGATCAAGGTTAACAATTGTCTAGAGTAGCTAACCCTGCGGCTGGAGACGGTAGAGAGACAGTGAGATCTGCATATGCATAGTACTAGTACAGTGAGACACAATGAAGCTGGGTGTTAGTACTAGCTCAAAGGCTTTGGCCAGCGCGTGGAGCACCTGGAGCAGGGTCTGTAACTTCACGGATGGCTTGCATGCAGGATGGACCAGCTTGGTGTCGGCCATTCGTCTGGTAGCATATGTGAATGTGATTTAGTTAATTCTAGGCTACAACCAGTAGGAATGCACAGAGTATGGattgataaaattttgaagttatcgCTTTGTGAACTATGGCAAACAAAGTGCTTGTCATCGTCTGTGCTTAACTAAGTCAGTTTGAGGCGTCGCTAACCTCTTTGGACGCATCATTGCGAGACCTTGTTCTAAGTCTTCAAACCTTTATCGTGGAGGTTGGAACAACCACAAATATGCCAAGAAGCAGGCCACGGGTCATGGTATTATACCAGTTATTGATTGATTGTAACGGAAATAGAGTCAACGTTGAGGTGGTTAATGTTTCCGGGGGCATGACCAAATTTTTTTATAACATCCAGTATGGTATAGTGTCCTTTCCAGCTAGAGAGAATGGCATATTCTTTCTCTCCCTACCATTACCAATATTGAAGCCAAGTAATTTCCTCCTCAGTCAGTAAAACTATTATGTAGTTTCTTCAGCAGAAATATGTAGTGTTCACGACATACTTTCTTGGCATATACGCAACACGGACAGAGACTACTTAACTGCAAATTAAGAAGCTGATTTCCTAGAAAAAAAAGACCTTCAGGTCGGGATGAAGCAACTAGGCAGAATATACTTCAGCAGAACTGTTGTATGCATTGGATGAAGTAGAGGGCGTGGCCCGTGGGTGTACTCTCCTTTGCAAGGAAAGAATAAAACTACCAGGCATAAAAAATGTGAACAAAAAATTATCTTATTCACATCGCTACTTAGTAGGAAAGTCGCTTTCTGCAGCACAAAATGATGCCATACACTGCTTACAACTCGCAGATTTTACAGAAACAGGCTTATCATTGGATGCAAAATGATTACATTTCTGCGTCTGAATCCTAGGCCTCTTGTAGTTCTACCCCAAAGGCCTTACGGGTTTCAGCAATGATGTGGCCAGACACATCAGGACCAAACATCCTAGGCAGATTTGCAGTTAGGTCGACCTCAGTTGATTTTAATCTTACAGCTTGGTCCCTCTTGATCATTATCTCCCTCTCGGCCTCTTCCATTTCGGAGGTGTCACCAGTGCAAGTATGAAGCCAGATTCGAAGAACCTCCTTGACAACTGACGCCAGATGACCGCACACTATCTCTTCCATGGTACCCTCCCCTCCTTGCCCGCAGTCGATGGTGACCGACACCGCTGTTGGAGAACATGCACTGCGCACAAAGAGCGACGGCGACCTGTATGGACGGGTTTGTGGCAATTCTTCAATTTTCTCACGTTGGTTGTCCAAGTGAGTATGTTCATAGTACTTGTGGAGGTACTCCGGTTGGAGCGCGAGGTCTTTCCATGGGAGCAGATCAAGAATCACAACCATTGAAGTTGGCCTGCCTTGTATGAACTCCATGAGGAAATGTGGTGCATCCGTCAAGGCATTTAGGAAAATAAGAACCGACGTAATGTCGATTGCGCCATTTGGGACTTTGCAGTGAAGTGACGAGTGCAGCATGAAATCTAGCTGTAGACAAGAAATTATAACATTTAAAGCGTACAAATTTTTCTCATAACCTGGATTATAGATCTTTGTTTGTATGGTTGTCAAAAAGGGGGAAATATAGTGGTTTTCTGAGCTCCTATGTAGGTACACTCGCTATCCCTACTGTCCATCCATGTGCAGAATTTTTGGGATCCAcgggagtttttttttaaatagaCCCGTGGGAGTTGTGGTGTAAACTTAATTGCAGACATGTGTTGTGCAGTCGTGCTATTGGTTGCTAAATTTGGGCTGTCCACAGCGTACCAAAATGTAAGATGTTTTGCTGTTTAATTTGAAttacaaaaacatcttatattttagtACAGGGGTAGTAGTAGACAACACTACACACGTGAGAGTGAGAAAGAAAGGTGGCATAGTAAATTGAAGACAAAGAAGCAGTATGAGAATATGAGACACGAGAGAggaaaagatagagagaaaatccAAATGGAGTGTTTGGCCtgtgtgttgacaccagattttggcacggtcaataacttatttaagatggcctcaaatggagaagtgatcttcatgaaagagttccgtattgtcgatatgaacatctttgaagtttgggtcaccGCAGTCCGATTTcctctcgaaggccgaaactatactcaaagtactaagatcttatattcagagtacagtttggctgattaggcccccaagacgacctcaaatggaaaaagtatctacacggattgtcttcgtctcgtcgaaacgattgattttaatataaaaattgttccaatccgagttcgtatgcaaaagttagagccatcggaatacaaCCCTGTCAcgaggcaaaaactggcgcgccccaccagacaccctgtctgatgggtagcgcgagggatagcctgttttgcgcgaccaatttgaccctcgagatgacctctgatcaaaaaagttcaacataaaagttgtttgtctcttcgaaacggtcaagattgcttttgggctcgtttccatcggAGATCGTTTACCACTACAAAatagacccgcaaggtgcagccagtttaaaccgaacagttttggaaagttcagacaaaaccaatccgaatttggctagggttttggacgtgaatccaagcattttccttgcacgggaagtccagccgcctcttatatacctgaggggtgatggccgattgaacaacacacaatcgatcaatcaatctatcactttttatcttttatcttttctccttaaccctagttcttcttcttcctcgttcttcgttcgttcttcttcattgtagggcggcgaacctcgaggccctaggggcgatcaggtcgacctagggcagcccatagccgccgcgcgcccagacggggtccctcccgggcgtgtggggtttcgggtcccaaaagcgccggcttgctgtcttgcgtatcgcgctggaagtcggcctcccgcggtgtgagttgcggagcatctccctcggcgccgcgggtacacatcgacgtgttcgtgtgacgcgttccagcgtcaacacactttttggcgactccgctggggacgaagctttgaacggtctccagcccgttcttgctacgaagagatcgtcatctagggtttgcactctacaaaggtaacatgaatacccaattcacttatgtagatgcaaataatacatatgttgttgctagatcatctaatgagcatattgcatcggctagccctagttttatcaatcatgcatctaattatgtgcaacagccgattcagaataatcttcatgcttcaacttcatataattttagcaacatgcaacatatgtatcccaactcccatgcatcggcaaccccacaaatctatatgccgatgaacaacatgatgagtttgaTTAATCATGTTGAGacaccccatgtaggaacttccaatagtatgcaacaaagtgtttcaactttttattcatcggcaaataacttgcagtatgttaatccaaacgtgccggtggataggggaattggccatgccactactagttattcggccaattaccctcaaacatcgtatgctacacctcatgctacgaATTTTTTGGCACCATACGCAATTGTAGATATTCGTGATTCGGTTGCGCACCTTCATgctcatggccgaataagtgagaATTCTACCAGAGCGCATGTGTCTTTACCTAGTAACGTAGCATATCATGTTGCCCctgcacaattacagaatttcggcaacacACCATTGCTGAAAGCgtctcaaagtattggggggcaatccGATGAAGATTGGGCTGAAATTGGTCGAAAAAACTTAAAGATAGACTAGATGCAATGTTTGCTGAATTTAGACAAGAACAAGCAACCTTGCGAATCAAAGAAAGAAAGAGTGATGATTCGGATAACAAAGTTAATTCGGTTATTAAAAAAGCCAAATCAAATAGTATGTGTATCGAATCTATCAAAGAAAAAGAGGATGCCAAGGCATTGGAGAGTCATTCAAAAGTGGAACAAAGTATTATTCAAGTgatacaaccatcatgctctcccaacgtaattgaagaggtatgtctagcaagtgacttgcctatcttccgatttggtcgcaactttattgtCGATGCTTCGATAagaaaaattctcataagtaattttgaaagaccaatgaagaagagtaatttacttgttagcaacaaAATTGTTATAGactatatcggtcaacccattgcaccatttataaagactgataatgacttattgttgtggccaaagctttccccgttgctttatctaaagttcatatctagttgggtagctttgcttatttcttacttggttTGCACtttgtctcaattgagacatgtgtgttCTAAATATTTTTGTATCGGaagtttaaagccaaggttaatttcttttgagaaatccgatgctaatataatatcttatccaaagacaccggagatagagtggaaaacacaatgtatagccgaatgggaagattctaaatctgaaccattcgtttgcttatcttcaaagccgttcacacagcaagatcggctagaaagcaagaagtttaccttcaattcaagcatgtgtgaccaaatatttgatttattgctgaaaaataattacataagaattcttgatcaccatgtcaagccatcaattcaaggacgaatgtattgtaggttgcatcattcgttcaaacataattttgaggattgcaatatgtttcgtcaaatagttaaattggccattgataaaggacgattgaaatttgttgagaaaccaagagatgaccagtctattccaattggtcttgatggcagaaagtttttgcatcggctgcttcaagccgatccatttaaagaggaggtaaaaactgcaggtgatggggtcaagctttcaagtaaagaagttgttgaa
Above is a window of Triticum aestivum cultivar Chinese Spring chromosome 6B, IWGSC CS RefSeq v2.1, whole genome shotgun sequence DNA encoding:
- the LOC123133084 gene encoding protein NUCLEAR FUSION DEFECTIVE 6, mitochondrial-like, producing MAAAARSLLRSSASVIRAAPARSSSFGVGARPSVHRALAAPPRLLRLPVEASFCLESLLPLHSATASARLKSMLAVVPGQGIG
- the LOC123138571 gene encoding red chlorophyll catabolite reductase-like; translated protein: MSMKLDFMLHSSLHCKVPNGAIDITSVLIFLNALTDAPHFLMEFIQGRPTSMVVILDLLPWKDLALQPEYLHKYYEHTHLDNQREKIEELPQTRPYRSPSLFVRSACSPTAVSVTIDCGQGGEGTMEEIVCGHLASVVKEVLRIWLHTCTGDTSEMEEAEREIMIKRDQAVRLKSTEVDLTANLPRMFGPDVSGHIIAETRKAFGVELQEA